From a single Oreochromis niloticus isolate F11D_XX linkage group LG4, O_niloticus_UMD_NMBU, whole genome shotgun sequence genomic region:
- the cenpx gene encoding centromere protein X produces MAEKDVEISFKKDTVSQLLSNFFKEDKTKLSGDATRLMVEMLKVFVQEAAVRSQKQAESEDCDQVDIEHFEKILPQLLLDF; encoded by the exons ATGGCGGAAAAGGACGTAGAAATTTCCTTTAAAAAG GATACAGTAAGCCAACTTTTGTCTAATTTCTTCaaagaagacaaaacaaaac TAAGCGGAGATGCCACACGGCTCATGGTAGAGATGCTTAAAGTGTTTGTGCAAG AGGCTGCTGTGAGATCACAGAAACAAGCCGAATCTGAGGACTGTGACCAAGTAGACATTGAACATTTTGAAAAGATCCTGCCTCAGCTG CTTCTGGACTTCTAG
- the LOC100708720 gene encoding heterogeneous nuclear ribonucleoprotein A0, which yields MTSDGKKTAPNKRPYICIPKKLINLLAEQYELEHGLLVEDLNPYLNEGYIQAYFREWGTVKSCKIRKNPNSGKHKSVAFVKFSSEEEADLADWVGPHYIGGAEVKVRRFVTFKGEEDSEQEVDGATVKPRPRPSMGLGYILEDAQWLEENE from the exons ATGACTTCTG ACGGCAAGAAGACAGCGCCTAACAAAAGGCCATACATCTGTATTCCGaaaaaactcataaatcttTTGGCCGAGCAATATGAACTT GAACATGGACTGCTTGTAGAAGATCTGAATCCCTACTTAAATGAAGGATATATACAAGCTTACTTCCGTGAATGGGGAACCGTCAAATCATGCAAA ATTAGGAAGAATCCCAACTCTGGGAAACATAAATCAGTGGCCTTTGTGAAGTTTTCTAGCGAGGAAGAAGCAGACTTGGCAGACTGGGTCGGTCCTCACTATATTGGTGGAGCAGAAGTTAAAGTGAGGCGCTTTGTTACTTTCAAG GGCGAGGAGGATTCAGAGCAAGAGGTTGATGGAGCCACAGTTAAACCTCGACCACGGCCTTCAATGGGTCTTGGCTACATACTCGAAGATGCTCAGTGGttagaagaaaatgaatga